A genomic region of Streptomyces rimosus contains the following coding sequences:
- a CDS encoding 3'-5' exonuclease, with amino-acid sequence MSEFIVFDLEFTSWPGSLEQDWSAPGQLREIVQIGALRLNDDCSVVEEYEALVRPLANPRLSPYFTDLTGITQEDVDQRGRAPAEALGDFLGFCRGLPVLSYGNDMVVLGENVGWARARGDEVKNGFLSATFLNIRPWLNFIVPETADANVGRLWEVLNLPKPAAGREHSALFDCYSFTAALKHLHAMGHWLPTGFL; translated from the coding sequence GTGTCGGAATTCATCGTGTTCGACCTTGAGTTCACGTCATGGCCGGGCTCCCTCGAACAGGACTGGTCGGCACCGGGACAGCTCCGGGAGATCGTGCAGATCGGAGCCTTACGCCTGAACGACGACTGCTCCGTCGTCGAGGAGTACGAAGCACTGGTCCGCCCACTGGCCAACCCCCGGCTGTCGCCCTATTTCACCGACCTGACCGGGATCACGCAGGAGGACGTGGACCAGAGAGGCCGCGCTCCGGCGGAAGCGCTCGGCGACTTCCTGGGGTTCTGCCGGGGGCTGCCCGTCCTCTCCTACGGCAACGACATGGTCGTCCTGGGAGAGAACGTGGGGTGGGCGCGGGCCCGTGGCGACGAGGTGAAGAACGGCTTTCTCTCCGCCACGTTCCTCAACATCCGGCCCTGGCTGAACTTCATCGTCCCGGAAACAGCGGACGCCAACGTGGGCCGTCTGTGGGAAGTACTGAACCTCCCCAAGCCCGCGGCAGGCAGGGAACACTCGGCCCTGTTCGACTGCTATTCCTTCACCGCGGCCCTCAAACATCTGCACGCCATGGGCCATTGGCTGCCCACGGGTTTCCTGTGA
- a CDS encoding ATP-binding protein produces the protein MTTHPAPTVHDVLHAEPGQDRHFAVCALSGAYRTLAEARRFTATTLGEWGIHASVVSDATLVVSELVSNALRHAAPARTAAEGPAADVPCVAWLALAHEDSGVLCAVSDSSRTPPALAPPAPCADSGRGLWIVDRISQSWGWTPPDALGKTVWAQLPASGPAGE, from the coding sequence ATGACGACCCATCCGGCACCGACCGTGCACGACGTCCTCCACGCGGAGCCGGGTCAGGACCGGCACTTCGCCGTGTGTGCGCTCAGCGGGGCCTATCGCACTCTCGCGGAAGCCCGCCGCTTCACCGCCACCACCCTCGGAGAGTGGGGCATCCACGCATCGGTCGTCTCGGATGCCACCCTGGTGGTCTCCGAGCTCGTCAGCAACGCCCTGCGCCACGCCGCTCCCGCGCGTACGGCCGCCGAAGGGCCCGCGGCGGACGTGCCGTGCGTGGCCTGGCTGGCACTGGCGCACGAGGACTCCGGCGTCCTGTGCGCCGTCTCCGACTCCAGCCGTACGCCTCCCGCCCTCGCGCCCCCGGCTCCCTGCGCGGACAGCGGCCGGGGCCTGTGGATCGTCGACCGGATCAGCCAGTCCTGGGGCTGGACCCCTCCGGACGCCCTGGGCAAGACGGTCTGGGCCCAGCTCCCGGCATCCGGGCCCGCCGGTGAGTAG
- a CDS encoding DUF397 domain-containing protein: MESWPNGICARAIDGAVWRKSRRSNPNGNCVELAVLTDGGVAVRNSRDTGGPALIYTRDEIAAFVQGAKDGDFDDLAGLG; the protein is encoded by the coding sequence GTGGAGTCATGGCCCAACGGCATATGCGCCCGTGCTATCGACGGTGCGGTGTGGCGCAAGAGCCGCCGCAGCAACCCCAACGGCAACTGCGTTGAGCTGGCCGTTCTCACCGACGGAGGGGTGGCGGTGCGCAACTCCCGGGATACCGGGGGGCCGGCGCTGATCTATACCCGTGACGAAATCGCGGCCTTCGTCCAAGGGGCCAAGGACGGAGACTTCGACGACCTGGCCGGGCTCGGCTGA